One window from the genome of Trichoplusia ni isolate ovarian cell line Hi5 chromosome 13, tn1, whole genome shotgun sequence encodes:
- the LOC113500264 gene encoding uncharacterized protein LOC113500264 — MYKVVILIAICFAACHAAPGGVFCGETPKNLFRCLTAPLLVSDEATTKCRSTSGQCERINCLFRESKWWSGDAVDKVKFATFLNEYGKKNPQWVPTIEHAKTACLGETLKPQGTDLNCPTFDITHCVYVSFIRFASASSWSTADDCSNAREFARSCPVCPTDCYATAIPIGSCNACYYGPTSS, encoded by the exons ATGTACAAAGTTGTTATATTAATCGCAATTTGTTTCGCG GCATGCCATGCAGCCCCAGGCGGTGTATTCTGCGGCGAAACCCCAAAAAAT CTTTTCCGATGTCTCACCGCCCCATTATTGGTAAGCGATGAAGCGACGACGAAATGCAGGTCCACTTCCGGTCAG TGCGAGAGAATCAATTGCTTGTTCCGTGAATCGAAATGGTGGTCGGGAGATGCGGTGGACAAAGTGAAGTTCGCGACTTTCTTGAACGAGTACGGGAAGAAGAACCCTCAGTGGGTGCCGACTATTGAGCACGCGAAGACGGCCTGCCTCGGAGAGACCCTGAAGCCGCAGGGGACCGACCTCAACTGTCCCACCTTTGATATCACCCACTGTGTGTATGTCAGCTTCATTAGG TTCGCCTCGGCATCGTCATGGTCTACAGCTGACGACTGTAGCAACGCCCGCGAGTTTGCTCGCTCTTGCCCCGTGTGCCCCACCGACTGCTACGCCACCGCCATCCCCATCGGCTCCTGCAACGCATGCTATTATGGACCTACAtcttcttaa